Proteins encoded within one genomic window of Prosthecobacter fusiformis:
- a CDS encoding DUF6799 domain-containing protein has translation MKTLIKSLAFACLSLSLVSTSFGADEKDAEKMAEKKAEMNHIAMKDGKVWVMKDGQTTELTETVTLNDGTQVMKDGSYMEKAGAEKKTLKEGEAITWKGKVTDHEKVMKDIEKHKEKKAEKAAKEAEKK, from the coding sequence ATGAAAACATTGATCAAATCCCTGGCATTCGCATGTCTCAGCCTTTCACTCGTCTCCACCAGCTTCGGCGCTGACGAAAAAGACGCTGAAAAAATGGCCGAGAAAAAGGCTGAAATGAACCACATCGCCATGAAAGACGGCAAAGTGTGGGTGATGAAAGACGGCCAGACCACTGAGCTGACCGAAACCGTCACTCTCAATGACGGCACCCAGGTCATGAAAGACGGCTCCTACATGGAAAAAGCCGGTGCTGAAAAGAAGACTCTCAAGGAAGGTGAAGCCATCACCTGGAAGGGCAAAGTGACCGATCATGAAAAAGTCATGAAGGACATCGAAAAGCACAAGGAAAAGAAGGCTGAGAAAGCCGCCAAGGAAGCTGAAAAGAAGTAA
- a CDS encoding M23 family metallopeptidase yields MSRFLALFLAAVTSVSALDLRLPTGNGALLVGDGQGYFQFVDRDFEGVKSTPWEGGQFGFVRDARRIGSRIAYARFHEGMDIKPTQRDGRGNPLDDIHPILPGTVVYVTAGASLSNYGRYIVVQHELLEGTFYSLYAHLASANVSAGEKVTHASILGRMGYTGSGIDQRRAHLHVELNMLLNPEFEAWHATHFRSPNHHGLFNGMNLLGLDLQALYLAHAKNPDISLATFIRSSEAWFEITVPATAKMDFLTRYPWLREGAPTPVNAWKIRCTRWGLPVSVTAVGQAVPQVTVSWVKDDPIPHYYNTRGLVSNSGQITVSGLQFAQLMIGL; encoded by the coding sequence ATGTCTCGATTTCTCGCCCTCTTCCTCGCTGCGGTCACTAGCGTCAGCGCCCTGGACCTGAGACTGCCCACAGGCAATGGTGCCCTGCTAGTCGGTGACGGGCAGGGTTATTTCCAGTTTGTGGACCGCGACTTTGAAGGCGTTAAATCCACCCCATGGGAAGGTGGCCAGTTTGGCTTCGTCCGGGATGCCCGCCGTATCGGCTCCCGCATCGCCTACGCCCGCTTCCATGAGGGCATGGACATCAAGCCCACTCAGCGGGATGGCCGGGGCAATCCGCTGGATGACATTCACCCTATCCTGCCCGGAACGGTCGTTTACGTCACGGCCGGTGCCAGCCTTAGCAATTATGGACGTTACATCGTCGTCCAGCATGAACTCCTGGAAGGCACCTTTTATTCCCTGTATGCCCACCTCGCCTCCGCCAATGTCAGCGCAGGGGAAAAGGTTACTCATGCCTCCATTTTGGGGCGCATGGGCTATACCGGTAGTGGTATCGACCAGCGCCGTGCCCACCTGCATGTGGAACTGAACATGCTTCTGAACCCCGAGTTTGAAGCCTGGCATGCCACCCACTTTCGCTCACCCAATCATCACGGGCTTTTTAATGGCATGAACCTCCTGGGACTGGACCTCCAGGCCCTGTACTTGGCTCACGCCAAAAACCCTGATATCTCCCTAGCCACTTTCATCCGCAGTAGCGAGGCCTGGTTTGAAATCACCGTCCCCGCCACCGCCAAGATGGATTTCCTCACCCGTTATCCCTGGCTGCGTGAGGGTGCCCCCACTCCCGTGAATGCCTGGAAGATCCGCTGTACCCGCTGGGGCCTTCCCGTGAGCGTCACTGCTGTCGGACAGGCCGTTCCCCAGGTCACTGTCTCCTGGGTGAAAGACGACCCCATCCCCCATTACTACAACACCCGTGGTCTTGTGAGTAATAGCGGCCAGATCACCGTCAGCGGCCTCCAGTTCGCTCAGTTGATGATCGGGTTGTGA
- a CDS encoding ATP-dependent DNA helicase gives MISILDASDGAPGGPSLAERMHHAFSTEGKLALSPQFEYRPQQQRMAQLVAGALEKNKPLVVEAATGVGKSLAYLVPAVEYALQQGRKAIISTHTINLQEQLIHKDIPIVKKIVGPFHAELLKGRSNYLCPTRLKNAYSHSGDLFSSSETAELQLIEDFFRENPSATLSEMDFTPGARVWSLVCSEPHACTPRRCPPGSGCVYQDVRRRMAEADVLVLNHTLFFTLLASAEEGPLAEDANFIFPRDFVILDEAHTIENIAAKAFGIHVSESNIRFELGRLFNPKTRKGFFQSLGEQDGTREVSQCIGMVESFFRTAENACKFTGPYGKEFRVREAGLTEDTLSLPLQRVARIATKAGDAAKSEGQKLELLDIAKRLGALRLAISSFLDQSEEGHVYWAERSGGDNKIVSFHSAPIDVAPKLESIFFTGTKACVFTSATLGVGDDVKLNYFRNRVGAYKAQAATIESPFDFKKQMKLYLVKRMPEPSSAQYQDAMIEQIEYFLGLSKGRAFVLFTSYSQMTALADRIEDFCLDHGWRLLVQGRGMPRHQMLHEFKKDTHSILFGTDSFWTGVDVPGEALSNVIITRLPFAVPDHPVTASRMEYLEEQGLNSFSEYSVPEAILKLRQGVGRLIRTQNDKGMVVILDNRILTKPYGRAFMASLPDCPTEIVG, from the coding sequence ATGATCAGTATTCTCGATGCCTCCGACGGCGCTCCCGGCGGCCCTTCGCTCGCGGAGAGGATGCATCATGCCTTTTCCACCGAGGGAAAGCTGGCCCTGTCCCCCCAGTTTGAATACCGGCCGCAGCAGCAGCGCATGGCGCAACTCGTGGCCGGTGCCCTGGAAAAGAACAAGCCCCTGGTCGTCGAAGCTGCGACTGGCGTCGGGAAGTCCCTGGCCTATCTGGTGCCTGCCGTCGAATACGCCCTCCAGCAGGGCCGTAAGGCCATCATCTCCACCCACACGATCAACCTCCAGGAGCAGCTCATCCACAAGGACATCCCGATCGTCAAAAAGATCGTCGGCCCCTTTCATGCCGAACTGCTCAAAGGCCGCAGCAACTACCTGTGCCCCACCCGCCTAAAGAACGCCTATTCCCATAGCGGCGACCTCTTCAGCAGCAGCGAGACGGCCGAGCTACAACTCATCGAAGATTTCTTCCGGGAGAACCCTTCTGCCACGCTGAGCGAGATGGATTTCACCCCGGGTGCCCGCGTCTGGTCCCTCGTCTGTAGCGAGCCCCATGCCTGCACGCCGCGCCGCTGCCCTCCAGGGAGTGGCTGCGTATACCAGGACGTCCGCCGCCGTATGGCGGAGGCGGATGTGCTGGTGCTCAACCATACCCTCTTCTTTACTCTGCTGGCCTCAGCCGAAGAAGGCCCGCTGGCGGAAGATGCCAACTTCATCTTCCCGCGTGACTTCGTCATCTTGGACGAGGCCCACACCATCGAGAACATCGCGGCCAAGGCCTTCGGCATCCATGTCAGCGAATCCAACATCCGCTTTGAACTGGGCCGTCTCTTCAATCCCAAGACCCGCAAAGGCTTCTTCCAGTCCCTGGGGGAACAGGATGGCACGCGTGAAGTTTCCCAATGCATCGGCATGGTGGAAAGCTTCTTCCGCACCGCCGAGAATGCCTGCAAGTTCACCGGGCCTTATGGCAAAGAATTCCGCGTGCGCGAAGCGGGACTCACCGAAGACACCCTTTCCCTGCCCCTTCAGCGCGTGGCCCGTATCGCCACAAAGGCTGGGGACGCCGCCAAGAGTGAGGGCCAAAAGCTGGAACTACTGGACATCGCCAAACGTCTCGGTGCCCTGCGTCTGGCCATCAGTTCATTCCTGGACCAGAGCGAGGAAGGGCACGTCTATTGGGCCGAACGCAGCGGCGGTGATAACAAGATCGTCTCCTTTCACAGCGCCCCCATTGATGTTGCCCCAAAACTGGAGAGTATCTTCTTCACTGGTACCAAGGCCTGCGTCTTCACCAGTGCCACGCTGGGCGTGGGTGATGACGTGAAGCTGAACTACTTTCGCAACCGGGTGGGAGCTTACAAGGCCCAGGCCGCGACCATCGAAAGCCCTTTTGACTTCAAAAAGCAAATGAAGTTATACCTGGTCAAGCGCATGCCCGAACCCAGCAGTGCGCAGTATCAGGATGCGATGATCGAGCAGATCGAATACTTCCTTGGCCTGTCCAAGGGCCGCGCCTTCGTCCTCTTCACCAGCTACAGCCAGATGACCGCACTGGCCGACCGCATTGAGGACTTCTGCCTGGATCACGGCTGGCGTTTGCTCGTTCAGGGAAGAGGCATGCCCCGGCACCAGATGCTGCATGAATTCAAGAAGGACACCCACAGCATCCTCTTTGGCACAGACAGCTTCTGGACCGGCGTGGACGTCCCTGGCGAGGCCCTGAGCAACGTCATCATCACCCGCCTCCCTTTTGCGGTGCCGGATCACCCCGTCACTGCCTCCCGCATGGAATACCTGGAGGAGCAGGGCCTCAACAGCTTCAGCGAATACAGCGTCCCCGAGGCCATCCTCAAGCTCCGTCAGGGCGTCGGTCGCCTCATCCGCACCCAGAACGACAAAGGCATGGTCGTCATCCTCGACAACCGTATCCTCACCAAGCCCTACGGCCGCGCCTTCATGGCCAGCCTGCCGGATTGCCCCACAGAGATTGTCGGCTGA
- a CDS encoding formylglycine-generating enzyme family protein encodes MEFAKVPVGGETLMVAKEETQERHLVSFDRSRNRPPSEAARPASNVSWTEAMAFCEWLTKREQAAGVIDKKERYRLPTDHEWSCAAGIGHLESPTLGPEAKSNRIGGHFPWGSTWPPPPDAGNLCGQESEKDFPENFIAQYRDVHSGGDVKTRASRANEYGLYDLSGNLWEWCTDRFREGKDWRVLRGGSWKTARPETLLTSHRTHDPEDYRSDSVGFRCVLARD; translated from the coding sequence ATGGAATTCGCCAAAGTCCCGGTGGGGGGTGAGACATTAATGGTGGCCAAGGAGGAAACTCAGGAGAGGCATTTGGTGTCCTTTGATCGCTCGCGAAATCGACCTCCATCAGAGGCGGCGCGGCCCGCCTCGAATGTGAGCTGGACGGAGGCCATGGCGTTTTGCGAATGGTTGACGAAGCGGGAGCAGGCAGCAGGAGTGATCGATAAAAAAGAACGCTACAGGCTGCCTACGGATCACGAATGGAGCTGTGCAGCAGGCATCGGCCACCTGGAATCCCCCACATTGGGACCGGAGGCGAAATCAAACCGCATCGGGGGGCATTTCCCCTGGGGCAGCACCTGGCCACCGCCGCCGGACGCGGGCAACCTTTGCGGACAGGAATCGGAGAAAGATTTCCCGGAAAACTTCATCGCGCAGTATCGGGATGTGCACTCAGGCGGCGATGTAAAGACGCGAGCCTCCAGGGCCAATGAGTACGGCCTTTACGACCTGAGCGGTAACCTGTGGGAATGGTGCACCGACCGCTTCCGCGAGGGCAAGGACTGGCGTGTGCTGCGCGGCGGCTCCTGGAAAACCGCCCGACCGGAAACCCTGCTCACCAGCCACCGCACGCACGATCCTGAAGACTACCGCAGCGACAGCGTGGGCTTTCGCTGTGTGCTAGCACGGGATTGA
- a CDS encoding malate dehydrogenase, with translation MSKAPITVAVTGAAGQIGYSLLFRIASGALFGPDQPVNLRLIEIEPALGALSGVCMELDDCAFPLLNSITPTADLDEGFKGVNWGILVGSVPRKAGMERKDLLKINGGIFTNQGKAIEKNAASDVRVLVVGNPCNTNCLIAMNNAKGVPSDRWFAMTRLDENRAKSQLAAKAGVHNTSVSNLAIWGNHSATQYPDFYNAKIDGKPVTDVISDHDWLKGDFISTVQQRGAAIIKARGLSSAASAANAACDTVYSLTHPTAEGDWTSVAVCSDGSYGIEKGLMFSFPVRTDGSKWEIVQGVPVNEFSQAKIKATEDELREERAAVTELGLI, from the coding sequence ATGAGCAAAGCCCCCATCACAGTTGCAGTCACCGGTGCCGCCGGTCAGATCGGTTATTCCCTCCTTTTCCGCATCGCCTCGGGTGCCCTTTTTGGCCCGGACCAGCCCGTGAATCTGCGCCTGATCGAGATCGAACCTGCCCTCGGTGCCCTCAGCGGTGTCTGCATGGAGCTGGATGACTGCGCTTTCCCTCTGCTCAATAGCATCACCCCGACTGCGGACCTGGACGAAGGTTTCAAAGGTGTGAACTGGGGCATCCTCGTCGGTTCCGTCCCACGTAAGGCTGGCATGGAGCGCAAAGACCTGCTGAAGATCAACGGCGGCATCTTCACCAACCAGGGCAAGGCCATTGAAAAGAACGCTGCCAGCGATGTGCGCGTCCTCGTCGTCGGCAACCCATGTAACACGAACTGCCTCATCGCGATGAACAATGCCAAGGGTGTGCCTTCGGACCGCTGGTTCGCCATGACACGCCTGGACGAAAACCGCGCCAAGAGCCAGCTCGCTGCCAAGGCCGGCGTCCACAATACCTCCGTTTCCAACCTAGCCATCTGGGGAAATCATAGCGCCACCCAGTATCCCGATTTCTACAACGCCAAAATTGACGGTAAGCCAGTGACCGATGTCATCAGCGACCACGACTGGCTGAAGGGCGATTTCATCAGCACTGTCCAGCAGCGCGGTGCCGCCATCATCAAGGCTCGCGGTCTTTCCTCCGCCGCCTCCGCCGCCAATGCCGCTTGCGACACCGTTTACAGCCTCACTCACCCGACCGCTGAAGGTGACTGGACCAGCGTGGCCGTGTGCTCCGATGGCAGCTATGGTATCGAAAAAGGCCTCATGTTCTCCTTCCCTGTCCGCACCGACGGCAGCAAATGGGAGATCGTCCAGGGCGTGCCGGTCAATGAATTCAGCCAGGCCAAGATCAAGGCTACCGAAGACGAACTCCGTGAAGAGCGCGCTGCGGTGACTGAGCTGGGCCTCATCTGA
- a CDS encoding orotidine 5'-phosphate decarboxylase / HUMPS family protein, whose amino-acid sequence MKPIVQISLDLTNIDEALETAALAMRAGVDWLEAGTPLILAEGLHGVRALRKAFPNTPIVADLKTMDGGYLEAEMMAKAGATHVVVMARAHAETIKCVVKAGADFGCKVMGDNMVCPDMVEGAKFLEDLGCDYVIHHIGYDERRGIAAAGHRMPSPMDQLREVVRAVQIPVQAVGGLTLEQAIQCPQYGAPLVVLGAPLTIDADAFKTADGDLESSLRMICEAVHAQTVVR is encoded by the coding sequence ATGAAACCCATTGTCCAAATTTCACTCGACCTAACCAATATTGACGAAGCTCTCGAAACGGCGGCCCTGGCCATGCGTGCTGGCGTGGACTGGCTGGAGGCGGGTACTCCGCTGATCCTGGCTGAGGGGCTGCATGGAGTGCGGGCTTTGAGGAAAGCCTTTCCGAATACACCCATCGTGGCGGATCTAAAGACCATGGATGGCGGGTACCTAGAGGCGGAAATGATGGCCAAGGCCGGGGCGACTCATGTGGTGGTGATGGCCCGTGCGCATGCGGAGACGATCAAATGCGTGGTCAAAGCTGGCGCTGATTTCGGCTGCAAAGTCATGGGGGATAACATGGTGTGCCCGGACATGGTGGAAGGGGCCAAGTTTCTCGAAGACCTGGGCTGTGATTATGTGATCCACCACATCGGCTATGATGAGCGCCGGGGCATCGCGGCTGCGGGCCATCGCATGCCCAGCCCCATGGACCAGCTACGCGAGGTGGTGCGGGCGGTGCAGATCCCTGTGCAGGCGGTGGGCGGGCTCACCCTGGAGCAGGCTATCCAATGTCCGCAATACGGTGCGCCGCTGGTGGTGCTGGGTGCTCCGCTGACGATTGATGCCGATGCCTTCAAGACGGCGGATGGGGATCTGGAAAGCTCCCTGCGTATGATTTGTGAAGCAGTGCATGCGCAGACAGTGGTGAGGTAA
- a CDS encoding MGMT family protein — protein MPKPKSLAGTRIRAEVIRLVALIPVGKFTTYGSIAVHMNVAALHVASVMSRLTKEESATLPWHRVVSSDARVSQNMEASLSAVQRERLESEGMELDAQGYILDSDAHFHVVGLRRNIRWSDPSSLDA, from the coding sequence ATGCCCAAGCCCAAGTCCCTCGCTGGCACGCGCATCCGTGCGGAAGTCATCCGGCTGGTTGCCTTGATCCCTGTTGGAAAGTTCACCACCTATGGGTCCATCGCAGTGCACATGAATGTAGCGGCGCTGCATGTGGCCTCCGTGATGAGCCGACTGACGAAGGAGGAGTCCGCCACCCTGCCCTGGCATCGGGTGGTGAGTTCTGACGCACGGGTGAGCCAAAACATGGAGGCCTCACTTTCTGCGGTTCAGCGCGAGCGCTTGGAAAGCGAAGGAATGGAGCTTGATGCGCAGGGATACATTCTGGATTCCGACGCCCATTTCCACGTCGTCGGGCTGCGACGTAACATCCGCTGGAGTGACCCTTCCAGCCTGGATGCCTAA
- a CDS encoding vWA domain-containing protein has product MKNRFLLACLAMVSMISPGPAQEVAAPARAVLILDASGSMWGKIDGRAKIDIARAAITQIIEGLDPRLHLGLMVYGHRKRGDCADIEMLIQPGPVDKAAFIKTMNAILPKGRTPLTGSLVQAAQILKNTEQKATVILVSDGIETCDQDPCVAVKELESLGIDFTAHVVGFDLGSDEQDAIRCIAETTGGEFLAASDSSTLLNALATAMVKTADPEAPAPAPIPLPAPAPEPPPPAPKAEVEIANVTLLTVLAEGGEAVTSFFTITAEGKPEIVARGSGGSYKLAPGKYQVKATWGSAAVTENITVPAEPESKFTLVYNAGILRLQALASEGGEKVKAFFTISRAGKDLKGNRPRVTAGSGNEFQLPAGEYHVLAKWGKSQAEDIFEVTPGEVTEGELIANAGVLKLTASPVAGGEQVKAFYTILDAAAKLDGSRQQISSGTGSEHQIPAGRYLIRAKWGEVTGETEAEVQAGEATKAHVLVPGGVLNVTPKDAAGTVVKTYTTIYSAKTNLEGKRTRITAGSVTSFILPAGEYSLEAKIGTQTVSIEAVVKAGEASSVVLQAK; this is encoded by the coding sequence ATGAAAAACCGGTTTCTATTAGCTTGTCTGGCCATGGTTTCGATGATCTCTCCGGGACCCGCACAAGAGGTGGCTGCGCCTGCACGTGCGGTCTTGATCCTGGATGCTTCAGGAAGCATGTGGGGAAAGATCGACGGACGTGCCAAAATTGACATCGCACGCGCGGCCATCACTCAGATCATTGAGGGACTGGATCCACGGCTGCACCTGGGGCTGATGGTTTATGGACATCGTAAACGGGGCGATTGCGCGGACATCGAGATGCTCATCCAGCCGGGTCCGGTGGACAAAGCGGCATTTATTAAAACGATGAATGCTATTCTCCCAAAAGGACGCACACCGCTGACGGGTTCCTTGGTCCAAGCGGCCCAGATCCTGAAAAATACAGAGCAGAAAGCCACGGTCATCCTGGTGAGTGACGGCATCGAAACCTGTGACCAAGATCCCTGTGTGGCCGTGAAGGAACTCGAAAGCCTGGGTATCGACTTCACAGCCCATGTGGTGGGCTTTGACCTGGGGAGCGATGAGCAGGACGCCATCCGCTGCATTGCCGAGACAACCGGGGGCGAATTCCTAGCAGCATCGGATTCATCCACCCTTCTCAATGCACTGGCCACCGCGATGGTCAAAACAGCAGACCCAGAAGCCCCTGCCCCGGCACCCATTCCTCTGCCAGCACCTGCACCCGAGCCGCCACCGCCAGCCCCGAAGGCGGAGGTGGAAATCGCCAATGTAACGCTGCTCACCGTACTCGCCGAAGGTGGAGAAGCAGTGACCAGTTTCTTCACCATCACAGCGGAGGGGAAGCCTGAGATCGTCGCACGTGGCTCCGGCGGGAGCTATAAACTGGCTCCTGGAAAATACCAAGTGAAGGCCACCTGGGGCAGCGCTGCCGTCACCGAAAACATCACCGTCCCGGCGGAGCCAGAGTCAAAATTTACACTCGTTTACAATGCCGGTATTTTGCGCCTGCAAGCACTGGCCAGTGAAGGGGGAGAGAAGGTCAAAGCGTTTTTCACCATCTCCCGTGCTGGCAAAGATTTGAAGGGCAACCGGCCACGCGTGACGGCAGGTTCAGGCAATGAATTTCAACTGCCAGCTGGGGAATATCACGTGTTGGCCAAGTGGGGTAAATCTCAGGCCGAGGATATTTTCGAGGTCACTCCCGGCGAAGTGACCGAAGGCGAATTAATCGCCAACGCGGGCGTGCTGAAGTTGACCGCCTCCCCGGTGGCCGGAGGCGAGCAAGTGAAGGCCTTTTATACCATCCTGGATGCAGCCGCCAAACTGGATGGCAGCCGCCAGCAGATCTCCAGCGGCACCGGCAGTGAACACCAAATCCCCGCCGGCCGTTATCTCATCCGTGCCAAATGGGGTGAAGTGACTGGTGAAACAGAGGCCGAGGTCCAAGCAGGCGAGGCGACCAAAGCACACGTCCTCGTCCCCGGTGGCGTGCTCAATGTCACCCCCAAAGATGCAGCGGGCACGGTAGTCAAAACCTACACCACCATTTACAGCGCCAAGACCAACCTGGAAGGAAAGCGCACCCGCATCACCGCAGGTTCAGTCACTTCTTTCATCCTCCCTGCGGGAGAATATTCTCTGGAAGCCAAGATCGGCACCCAGACAGTTTCCATTGAGGCCGTCGTAAAAGCAGGTGAAGCGTCCTCAGTGGTCTTGCAGGCTAAGTGA
- a CDS encoding AraC family transcriptional regulator — MPIIVTTKMMRNATLLKPRALSQRPASVIRHWQRERDRWAATLAPAALFHPLFDHIPGVYFFAKNRQGHLMFASEGLRQRYSMQDEFEILGMTDFDLNPGSMAQAYVDDDDQLLQGKAPKIERIELWWDRQGMPDWFLVTKLPVHDQHGQIQGVMGLLRRPDEAERRLPVFQTVAQAVEMIRHDFARPLLVEDVATACGQSLRQLQRHFQAAFGITPQEFLLKTRVLAAARLLETTALSMAEIARRCGFPDQSAFTQHFRKRTGKTPSAYRER; from the coding sequence GTGCCCATCATCGTCACGACAAAGATGATGCGAAATGCGACACTTCTCAAACCCCGCGCCCTAAGCCAGCGTCCCGCCTCCGTGATCCGGCACTGGCAGCGGGAGCGTGACCGCTGGGCCGCCACCCTGGCACCTGCCGCACTCTTTCATCCCCTGTTTGACCATATCCCCGGCGTGTATTTCTTTGCCAAGAACAGGCAGGGTCATCTCATGTTTGCCAGTGAGGGCCTGCGGCAGCGTTACTCCATGCAGGATGAATTCGAAATCCTGGGCATGACGGACTTTGATCTGAACCCCGGCAGCATGGCCCAGGCCTATGTGGATGACGACGACCAACTCCTCCAGGGCAAAGCCCCAAAGATTGAGCGCATTGAGCTCTGGTGGGACCGCCAGGGCATGCCGGACTGGTTTCTGGTGACCAAGCTGCCCGTCCATGACCAGCACGGGCAGATCCAGGGCGTCATGGGCCTGCTGCGCCGTCCAGATGAGGCCGAGCGCCGTCTGCCTGTTTTCCAAACCGTCGCCCAGGCGGTCGAAATGATCCGGCACGACTTTGCCCGGCCGCTCCTTGTCGAAGACGTGGCCACCGCCTGCGGCCAGTCCCTGCGCCAGCTCCAGCGGCATTTCCAGGCCGCCTTTGGCATCACGCCTCAGGAGTTTCTGCTGAAAACCCGCGTCCTCGCTGCCGCCCGCCTGCTGGAGACCACGGCCCTTTCCATGGCTGAAATCGCGCGCCGTTGCGGTTTCCCGGACCAAAGCGCCTTCACCCAGCACTTCCGCAAACGCACGGGCAAGACCCCCAGCGCCTACCGGGAAAGGTAG
- a CDS encoding phospholipase D-like domain-containing protein, producing the protein MSDDSPAASENPKPKNRRTRLKEGYFNLLVRRWGRLSVRGWLEVLAFLLVGFVIYSILFVKREVIEYRPKHEFAVSDPAFFGSAHAMADPVPIGGNKITLLHNGVGIFPPMLEAIRAAQKTINFEAFIFHSGKVGSQFMDAFCEQAGKGVKVRILLDGIGSGLGLKNEEIDRLRKAGCQVAYYHPARGIRIDRINRRTHRRVLVVDGKMGFTGGVGFGDEWQGNADAADHWREVHGQLEGPIVAKLQTAFQQHWLEATEELLSGADHFPALPSAGPLMAQVITSRAFTTAPLPVTQAVAIAAAEKSIYITNPYCTPTDDFVHLLAEATKRGVDVKLIIPGKYNDQPATKSAGSESYGKLLEAGVKIFQYSPTMIHSKTMVVDGRFSLFGTSNLDPRSSQINEEIDVSVYDVGFGEAMDRIFQDDLKLAKPYTMADFEARSLKDRFLEWIMIPIRSQL; encoded by the coding sequence ATGAGTGATGATTCCCCGGCTGCTTCAGAAAATCCCAAGCCGAAAAACCGCCGCACCCGCCTGAAGGAGGGCTATTTTAATCTTCTGGTTAGGCGCTGGGGAAGGCTTTCCGTGCGCGGCTGGTTAGAGGTTCTGGCCTTTTTGCTAGTAGGCTTCGTCATCTACAGCATTCTTTTTGTGAAACGTGAGGTTATTGAATACCGGCCTAAGCATGAATTCGCCGTTTCTGATCCTGCCTTTTTTGGCTCCGCTCATGCCATGGCGGACCCGGTCCCCATCGGGGGGAACAAGATCACCCTGCTGCACAATGGCGTGGGTATTTTCCCGCCTATGCTGGAGGCGATACGCGCTGCGCAGAAGACCATTAATTTCGAAGCATTCATCTTCCATTCAGGCAAGGTGGGATCCCAGTTCATGGACGCTTTTTGTGAACAGGCGGGCAAGGGAGTGAAGGTGCGCATTCTGTTGGATGGCATCGGCTCTGGCTTAGGGCTGAAGAATGAGGAGATCGACCGCCTGCGCAAAGCGGGCTGCCAAGTGGCCTATTACCATCCGGCCAGGGGCATCCGCATTGACCGCATCAACCGGCGCACGCACCGCCGGGTGCTGGTGGTGGATGGGAAAATGGGTTTCACCGGTGGAGTGGGATTCGGCGATGAATGGCAGGGAAATGCCGATGCGGCCGACCACTGGCGGGAGGTACACGGCCAACTGGAAGGCCCCATCGTGGCCAAGCTGCAGACCGCATTCCAGCAGCACTGGCTGGAGGCCACGGAGGAGCTCCTGAGCGGTGCAGACCACTTTCCAGCATTGCCGTCCGCAGGTCCGCTCATGGCGCAGGTGATCACCTCACGTGCCTTCACCACCGCCCCTCTTCCCGTCACCCAGGCGGTGGCCATCGCCGCTGCGGAAAAGAGCATTTACATCACCAATCCTTACTGCACGCCGACGGATGATTTTGTGCATCTGCTGGCGGAGGCCACTAAACGGGGGGTGGATGTGAAGCTCATCATTCCAGGAAAATACAATGACCAGCCAGCCACCAAATCTGCCGGCAGTGAAAGCTATGGAAAGCTGCTCGAAGCGGGAGTGAAGATCTTTCAGTACAGCCCAACGATGATTCATTCCAAAACGATGGTGGTGGACGGGCGTTTCTCCCTTTTCGGCACGTCCAACCTGGATCCGCGCTCTTCACAGATCAATGAGGAGATCGATGTGAGTGTCTATGATGTGGGGTTCGGAGAAGCGATGGACCGTATTTTCCAGGATGATCTGAAATTGGCGAAACCCTATACCATGGCGGATTTTGAGGCGCGCTCTTTGAAAGACCGCTTCCTGGAATGGATCATGATTCCTATTCGGTCTCAGCTCTAG